The nucleotide sequence ATTGCAGCGACCCTGATGGGATCAGGCGAAAACATTGGCTACGCTGCGCTGGTCAGCAAACTGCTCGGTGTCGAGCTCGACAAATCCCATTCGCGCACTGACTGGCTGAGGCGGCCACTTGCCGGCAAACAGCTCAGCTATGCCGCGGACGACGTAATTTACCTGGCCAGGCTGTACCCGATCATGCGGTCAAAACTTGCTGAACTCGGGCGCCTCGACTGGCTGACCGATGATTTTGCGAACCTCACCAGCTCGTCGCGCTATGTTGTTGAAGCCGGGGATGCCTGGCGCAAGGTCAAGGGCATTGGCAAGCTCAAGGGATTATCCCTGGCCATTGCCTGTGAGCTGGCCGGCTGGCGTGAATCCGAGGCACTGGACAAGAACACCACCCGCAAACGCATACTTGCCGACGATGCCCTGCTTGAACTGGCGCGCCTGCAGCCGGACAAAAAAACCGACCTTTCACGGTTCCGGCAACTTCAGCATTCATCCATCCAGAAACAACTGGCGACGATTCTCGAAGTGATTGATCGCGGGCGCAGCCTGCCGCGAGACCAATGGCCTGTTCTTGAACGCAAGCGTCCGCTAAACGCCAACCAGGAGGCGCTGATGGATGCGCTGATGGCCATAGTTCGACTACGTGCCGACGCGGAACACATTGCTACCGGAACACTGGCCAGTCGCAAGGAACTTGAACTGCTGGTACGTGGTGAAACCGGCCTTGAACTGCTCAAGGGCTGGCGAAACCGGCTGGTTGGGTCGGCGCTGCAGGAATACCTGGAAGGCCGTATGACGCTGGTCATCAAGAACGGCAAACTGACCACACGCGCCGCTGACCACTAAAGCAAACTATCCGGACTGCGAAACGAAAAAGAGCCGCTGATTCCAGCGGCTCTTTTCTATTTGGCGCCGGCGGTACAATCACCCCTTGGTGCGCACCTCGGTTTCCTTTTCCTTGCGGAACTGCACGGCCATTTCGAACGCCTGCTTGTCGCCGTACTTGTGTGCGGAGAACAGCTTGTTGCGCTGCTTGTATGGCTCCGGGCACCAGGTCACAACGTAATGCTTGTACTGGT is from Gammaproteobacteria bacterium and encodes:
- the rnd gene encoding ribonuclease D, producing the protein MTDKTHPENRNFEFVDTPAALETCCRELAGSEFIALDTEFLRERTYRPILGLIQLATPDYTACIDPLAFDSLEPLKPVLLDPSITKVVHAGEQDLEIFHNDWGEIPSPVFDTQIAATLMGSGENIGYAALVSKLLGVELDKSHSRTDWLRRPLAGKQLSYAADDVIYLARLYPIMRSKLAELGRLDWLTDDFANLTSSSRYVVEAGDAWRKVKGIGKLKGLSLAIACELAGWRESEALDKNTTRKRILADDALLELARLQPDKKTDLSRFRQLQHSSIQKQLATILEVIDRGRSLPRDQWPVLERKRPLNANQEALMDALMAIVRLRADAEHIATGTLASRKELELLVRGETGLELLKGWRNRLVGSALQEYLEGRMTLVIKNGKLTTRAADH